The region cgtcgtccttgcggatcgggatgaatttcatacttaggcgagcactggactacggctaagccctcgagtgggaggcagactctccactcgacatgatttttcaaacttaggcgagcactgggctgcagctaagcctccgagtgggaggcagactctccactcggtaggatttctcaaacttaggtgagcacttggctgcagctaagcctccgagtgagaggcagactctccACTTGGTAGTATTTctcaaacttaggtgagcactgagctgcaactaagcctccgagtgggaggcagactctccactcggtaggatttcaaatacttaggcgaacactgggctgcagctaagcctccaagtgggaggcagactctccactcggtaggatttctcaaacttaggcaagcactgggctgcagctaagcctccgagtgagaggcagactctccactcggtaggatttctcaaacttaggcgagcactgagctgtagctaagccttcgagtgggaggcagactctccactcggtaggatttcaaatacttaggcgaacactgggctgcagctaagcctccgagtgggaggcagactctccattcggtaggatttctcaaacttaggcgagcactgagctgcagctaagcctccgagtgggaggcagactctccactcggtaggatttcaaatacttaggtgaaGCGGGTTCgcgactaagcctccgagtgaaaggcttgcttgtcactcggtaggaattttttttttacaaacttaggcgaaacggattcgcagctaagccacccacatggggatttcttacataaacaaaagcaacaacaatcaatggagaaaattataacacttttgtctttgataaacaaactacaggagtacttttattacatctcatccgagtgagtacttaagagtaaaaggggcggagcagatccgcattccaagctcgtggctcatcaatctggcgaccgacattgtacagacggtacgctccattgtggagaactttggtggtgataaggggccttcccaagtaggggcaagtttgtgtggcttatgttgatccactcggaggaccaaatctccctcttggaaggatcgactcttcacgtttctggcatggaatcgacgcaagtcctgctgatagatggtcgatcggatcaaggccatctctctttcttcttctagaaggtcgactacgtcctgccgtgcttgttctgcttcatcttcagagtagagctcgactcggggtgcattgtgaagcaggtcactcggcagaactgcttctactccatagaccagaaagaatggagttctcccagtcgaccgattgggagtagtCCTtagtccccaaaggactgatggaagttcgtcgacccacgcgcctgctgcgtgtttgagatcgcgcatcaaccggggtttcagtcctttgagaattaggccatttgctctttgtgcttgtccattcgtctgggggtgagcgacggaggcgtagtcgactcgtgtgccttgagaagcacaaaaggttttgaattggtcggaattgaagtttgacccattatcggtgatgatgctatgcggaactccatatctgaatatcaattctctgatgaagctgatcgcAGTGCTGGCATCGAGACTCTTGATGGGTTTTGCTTTGatgcacttagtgaacttgtcgactgccaccagtacatgggtgaagccgctcctgctagtcctcagtggtccaaccatatctaatccccagacATCGAAGGGCCgggcgagtggaatggtcttcaaggctgaggcagtTTTGTGCGACAGATTGCAGTAGaactggcatccttcacacttatcgactatctcttttgccatttcatttactctgggccagtaaaaacccgctcggtatgctttagccacgatggtccgggaggacgcatggtggccacaggtccccgagtggatatcatcaagaattatctgaccctcttctggcgttatgcatttctggctggctcctgtcgcgctttctctgtacaactgtcccttcatcacagtaaaggctttggatcgacggacgatctgtcgagcctcttctttattctctgggagctctttccttaggatatacacaatgtacgacactgtccagtcgggagtgataaccaagaaTTCCATGACCAGGtcaaccacggctgggatttcgacttcagtcggatccgtggcactttttggctacggagcttcctcggtgaaaggatcctcttgaactgatggtgcatggatatgttccaaaaagacaccactgggaatggcttctctcttgtaaCCTATCTTTTCCAAGTCATCGgtcgcttgatttttcaatcggggtatatgatgaagctctaacccctcgaatttcttctccagctttcttactcattacagtaaccagtcatggctgggcttctgacatcccactccttcatcacttggtttacCACCAAATccaagtcaccgtagaccatgaggcgacggacgccgagtgaaatggccatacgcaacccatacaaaagtgcttcatattctgcttcgttgttggaggaatcaaagtgaatctggagtacatatctgagcttgtctcctcggggggaaaccaacactaccccagcaccagaaccgttcagcatcttagagccatcaaagaacatggtccagtgctccgagtgtacTTGAGTCGACAGTTGCTGTtcggtccactcggcgaggaaatctgctattgcttgggacttgatagctttctttgcctcaaatctgatatctaggggaaggagttcaatcgcccatttcaccactcgaccagttgcatctctgttgtgcagaatctctgacaatggggcgccgctgacgactgtaatggtatgatcagagaagtaatgagaaactttcttcgtggtcatataaatcccatatacaagcttctgatagtgaggttatctttgctttgatggggtcagaacttcagaaatataatatactgggcgctgaactttgaaggcttttccttcttctttccactcgaccgtaagtactgtagtgacgacttgtcctgtggctgcaatgtaaagcagcaaaggctctttgctgatcggagcagcaagcaccggctgggtggaaagcagggcttttagctctgcaaacgttgcatcagcttcaggagtccactcgaacttgtctgacttcttcatcagtcggtaaaggggcaatgccttttcatcgagacgagagatgaatcgacttaaagcggccaagcaaccagtaagcttctgaacatcgtgcacacgcacaggtcgtttcattcggagtatagtgcccactttctctggatttgcgttgatcccttgttcggaaacgagaaaaccgagtaattttccgccaggaactccaaatgtgcactttgatggattaagcttgatatcgtacctcctgaggttggcaaatgtttcagcgaggtcagtcagcaggtcggaaccttttcatgacttgaccacaatgtcatccatatatgcttccacattccgactgatttgagtgagcaaacacttctgaatcatccttatgaacgtggctccggcattcttgaggccgaatggcatggtgacataacagaagcacccgaatggggtgatgaaagctgttttgatctcatcaggtccataccgacggatctgatggtaccccgaataggcgtctaagaaatacaatcgctcacatcccgcagtcgagtcgactatttggtcgatgcgggggagaggaaaatgatctttcgggcaggcccgattgatatgtttaaagtcaatgcacatgcgaagtgacttgtccttcttggggaccatgacaacattggcgagccactcggagtggtaaatttctcggatgaactttgctgctaagagccgagccaccttttcgccaatggccttccttttctggacggcagaccgtcgcagatgttctttgacaggttttgcctttgagtagacccgtagacggtgctcagccagtcccctgggaacacccggcatgtcagaaggtttccatgcgaagatgtcccagttctcacggaggaactggatgagcgcttcttcctatttggggtcgagcgtTGTGCAGATATTAGTCggggcagcattgggatcggtcgggtggatgtgaaccggTTTCGTCTCACCGGGCGACTGAAAAGCTgactccgtagcgggcttcttagctcgcaacaaatcactcgggtctgcatttttttgatgttcctgccactcttctgctaccatctgagcatcggagATTTTTGAGCCCTTctaaaagcactcttccgccttcttgcgattgccagtaacagtgatcacacccttagggtcaggcatcttcaatttgaggtacacgtaacacagtcgagccataaaacgtgcataagctggcctgcccaaaatagcgtgataggcactctggaaatccacgacttcaaatgtcaacttttctttgcggaaattcttggaatcaccaaaaaccacgtcgagagcaatctggccgagtgacgcggccttcttgccaggaataactccatagaaactcatgttgcttgtactgattctggacatcggaatgcccatccctttcagtgtctccgtgtacagtatattcaaactactgccgccatccatcaagaccttagtcagtcgagtgccttccacaactggatcgaccaccagagcttgcctcccaggggtggctatgtgcgtccggTGATCTAACTGGTTgaatgtgatggccgtctgagaccacttcagataattgggtgtcgccggagcaaccatattcacctctcagtttataacttttagtcgacttttgctttcaacgtcagcaaaaatcatcagggtggaattgaccaggggatatccatcatcactatcttctttgtcatcaactttgtccgactctttttccttgtccttgggctgcttcccctgaaactgctggatcaagagccgacactgccgagtggtatgcttcgggtaaatgaaattaccctcctcatctttcttcgtgtggatgtgacacggcaaatccatcacgtcatttccttctttatccttcactttcttggggttccaatgccccttgggcttccctttaaacttttcctgagtcacggctaaggcttctcCAGTAGCAGTTGGCTTGGCTTTccgtttctgcttccgactggagttccctcctccggtttcgtgggcgactgacttgtgcttgccactccggagccgatcctcttcttcaccattggcatacttggtggctttctccatcattcgactcagagacatgtctccggtttgaccgaatttcagattctctgtacttaacgccttccttgaaggcacacacactgcctggtgatcagacacattctctaccatgtgatgcaacgtgatccatctctgaatgtaatctctcaaagtctcattcggcttctgtacgcaagtttgcagctctgtcagtcctgctggtcgcttgcaagttccttcaaacgttctgacaaacactcgggaaaggtcttcccaagtgtaaatgttgctgggtgctaactggttcagccatgctctggctgagccctccaacataagaggcagatgcttcatggccacctcatcattgccaccgcagatctgaactgccactcggtagtcctcaagccaagtatcaggcttggattcaccagtgaacttactgactccagtcaccaacctgaagttggaaggaatcaccgcggccctgatggctctggtaaaacactctggtcctgagacatgcactctgttGCTGGTGGGCACATCCCTGTCgttaccttctcggtgagctctattcctgtcgaccagaccttgaacgataatggatctcgcatcaaagtctggttccctagggtcgactggaattcttcgcccaacactgtgttgGCGCCTATCATCCTGCTGTTGAGGCacgtacgatccaccccttgggggaggggtgggcactcgacgtcgatcatcgtgATCGaatcgatgatcatactgctcacggttcttgtgctgatcatgccggtctccatgtccctcatgcctcgggggcgatctggggctgtgagccgactggactgtattcgcggccacggatctgctgtgaatcttgTTCCGCGACTGTGATATAGCTGAATTTTgacctcctgctgcccggagcaaatctctgatctgcattaagcctctgccagcctctaactgggaaggctgaatcgactctgctatacgggctgcagctgctaaattctgaatcggagttcgatatacctgagtcggttgtggaaagagttgacgtcgactggaatcTGGAACCCGTTTCCGAGCacactcgtcgagtgctcgctgaaggttctccagtcgcgtgcgctcggccaagttagccaagcgcgcgtcttccaaggcacgagcctcgggagtttctccaacgataggagtatgtagcgcatccatgttctggcggcgaagttcttccctttgcagagaatcgaggggctcggggagatattcctcatgggcgtgcgacggatcgcctccgccgtcaccTCCCTCGGCGCCGGGAAAGCCGGGGGGAccgtgtggtccattgaccatcaggacctctgccgctggatcactgctgtcgcactcggatgcagtctctgcggagcgagtcgaacaggccgtagagagattcatcgggctcgattgccgcgacttgggcggtggtcgacttgcgagccaccgcgtgcctcacccatcgctgaagcctcgaccgaccagagcgcttgcgccggcgggaagcagggagggaggatgacacaaaaactggtcgatactgggtcgacggttgccgcaggaggacgccgcggacacacgcgcgaaagtgcgtcgctccgcggactgggagcgcgtcgacgtcgagcggagcctcctgaagccaggcagagtcgtcggcaacgaacgtgagcgcgccgagacggatctctcggccctcaatcaaaactccgcctgaaaccatgatgaaggagatcggaaaaaatcgcaacttctccaataagtcgctaagacacctgccccacggtgggcgccagctgtcgtggttctaagtctgacagtagtgtaggggggtactgattgagaggcaagatcctagctatggagtagttgtatacgcaagagttttacgagttcaggctcttctcggaggaagtaacagccctacgtctcggagcccggaggcggtcgactggattatatgcgtatgagttacaggggtgcgaaccctttacactgaggagcggggtggcttatatagagttcgccagacccctccagccctcagttatgcagggtttaaagtacattaagacagggggttactggtaacgcccacataaagtactatgaagaccataaaggctacttaatgacagaccgtttcacgtagagtgactttagatctcctggctgtcgagtgatTGGCTTCACGGTCGAGTGTCCTCGAttccgtcgagtggaacacttctgagtcgattgacaggtgaTTTCTTCTAAAGATGCCCTTGTgtggggtagtttggacaggtccatgaccctaccctaggtacatagcttcatcacctgtCCCCGCCGGAGCGGCGGCGACATTTGGCTGCCGCGGCGCATGGCGGGTGGGTCCTCCTCCTCCCACTCCCACTCGTCCGGATCGCCGGCGCTCGccagcgtcaaggccgagcccgtgaAGACGCCGCTAGGGCGGCGCACCCACGGCGGCGCCTTTGTCATCAACGAGGGTGGCCGTGGCTCCTCTTCCTCccgcttcgtcaagccgaagacggagccaGGGCTGATCGCCGTGAAGAGCGAGCACGGCGACTTGGCTACCGCTAATGACGAGGCCACGCTCAAGTGGGCGCGCGAGGACTACGTCAAACTGGAGACGAAATGCCAGCGTAGCGCCctagaggagatcgccgcccggcgCCTCGACCACGACGTGGGCGGCGTCATCGTCCTCGAGGACAGTGACGACGATGCACCGCTGCCGCCAACCAAACCGGGATGCCAAGGCGACGCAGGCGAGGGGTGCAGCAACGGCGGCAGCGTAAAGAAGCatgccgacgacggcgacgactacATCGTCTTCGGCGCGTTCTTCGGCCTGTAGGAGGGGCGGCAGAAGGCGGCGCAGTAGTTTTCATTTATGTTTTTAGTTTTGAATTATGTTTTAAAGTTTTTATGTAAAAAAATCAATCAGATCGCCTCATATGTGTCGAATTTGGCCAAATTTTGTCgtgtttggccgattttggccgacTTTATTTTTCAAAAGAACGGCGTCTGAATTGGGCTTGGGGCGGCAGTTGGGAATCCGACCATCCACATGCCTAAAATATCGCCGGCGAGCCACCAGGCGGCGATATTTCAAGCTCCTAGGGGCCCGAACGACTGGAGATGCTACAAGCTCGTCATGTGCTGTATCTGCGCTTCTCGTTCAGACTAGCTACCGTCATCAGAAAATAAAAATAGAAGAATAATACACAAAATCTTCCCGTGCCAATGACCCCCACGAGGCCATGAGGGCACGTTCTCCCTTGGATAAGTTTGAGAGGCGGATGATGCGTTCCACTCCCATGTTAGTTGAAGagaagaaaatgtagggtaaagcaAAGAAAAGAGCAGCCGACAAAGTGCAGTGTCTGCTTCCTAGACAAGCATACAAGAACATCTTCCTAAATTTCTATTCTCTATTCCTGTTCTGGTCTGATCTCTGTTCTTAATTGCACTTGAAGTAGAACCAGACAACATAAGAGATACTATTTTACTTTTTTGAGCTTTGGAGTGACAGGGTAAACAACAGATAAAGCTCGACATGGGAATTGGACTGATGGGCCTGATGAATCCAGTTTGAAGGGAACAAAACGTATGCACAGTGTGCAAGATTCACGCATGTGTTGATCGATCGCAGTCTTTTCTTTGCTGCATTTCGCGTTTGAACGCGCAATCATCGGTTTTGAGATTACAAGCGACAGGTATCACACACATTCGGGGCGTTGATCGGGTAACATTATTGGCGACTAGGATCAAAATTCAGCTCGGGGTCCCGGCGCCGTCACAGCGGCAGCACGGAGCTCCGGGCACGGCAGTGCCGCGAGAAGAAGGACCTCGGGAGACCGCCGGACGCGGGCCTCTCGGTGCTCGGATGGCCGGTCGCACCGCtttgatgcttctcttggccactcTGCTCCTCCCCTTCGGGGGCCGCGTCAGGCTGCCGGTCCAGCGCGGCGACGTCTGCCGCGGTTGAGACCATCGCCGCGTTCATGGACGCCGCGCGCCGCACATTCCGCGGCAGTGGGCCCGGGAGCTGCGGCAATGGCTCTGGCTCTGGCGAACTGGGTTGCTGCTGCTCGTGCTGATCTTCTTCCACGCGCGGCGCTTCTTggtcctcgtcctcctcgtcttcaggcTCCAGCGTTGAATCGCTCGCGGCAGCCGCTTGCTCGGCTGCCGCGTTGGCGTTCGCATCTGGATCAGCTGGTGGGTTGGACTCGATGCCGACtccggcggccgcggcggcggggtcGATCACGTCGGAGCGGCAGAGCGGGCAGTTGACGTGGGCGCGGAGCCAGGTGTCGATGCAGGGGACGTGGAACGCGTGGCCGCACTTGGGCAGCAGGCGCACGAGCTCGCCGTCGCTGAACTCGCCGAGGCACACGGAGCAGTCGGCGGCGCCGAGGAGCCCAGACCCCGCGCGGTACGGCGTCACCGCGATCGAGTCGATCGCCGCCTCGTCGAGCCCGACGGTCCGGATGTACCAGACGTGGTGCAccaccccgcccccgcccccgccctccGGGTCGTCGTTCCCGACGTTggtcgcggcggccggcggctgggCGAGGAGCGCCTGCCGCCGGCGCCGCAGCTGCCGGCGACGGACGGCGATCGAGAATCCGAGGAGGATGAGGGAGAGGAACGCGAGCGCCGCGGCGGCGCAGAGGACGTAGGTGATGAAGCGGCGGCGGTGGTCATCGACGGCGCCGT is a window of Triticum dicoccoides isolate Atlit2015 ecotype Zavitan chromosome 2B, WEW_v2.0, whole genome shotgun sequence DNA encoding:
- the LOC119364443 gene encoding RING-H2 finger protein ATL52-like, with the translated sequence MPLRYRRILFSDDCDPWYGCPPPPAPPFFTPSPSPSPSSPPPITSPPPPSXXXXFYFPSSPDLAPSPSPVHDGGGGWRDQGGGTYGYGAVDDHRRRFITYVLCAAAALAFLSLILLGFSIAVRRRQLRRRRQALLAQPPAAATNVGNDDPEGGGGGGVVHHVWYIRTVGLDEAAIDSIAVTPYRAGSGLLGAADCSVCLGEFSDGELVRLLPKCGHAFHVPCIDTWLRAHVNCPLCRSDVIDPAAAAAGVGIESNPPADPDANANAAAEQAAAASDSTLEPEDEEDEDQEAPRVEEDQHEQQQPSSPEPEPLPQLPGPLPRNVRRAASMNAAMVSTAADVAALDRQPDAAPEGEEQSGQEKHQSGATGHPSTERPASGGLPRSFFSRHCRARSSVLPL